The Deinococcus ruber genomic interval GAACAGCTTTTCCTGCGCCGTGAACTGCGGCTGTGTACCGGCCTGAGGAGCCGCAGATGAAATGGGCGGAGCTGTAGCGGATGTGGGTGTGGTGGTCATGATCTGGTGTCCTCGTGGGCGGGGGTGGTCGAGCCAAAGGTTTGGCTGAGCAGAGCGAGCGTCCGGGTAAACTCGGCGATCTGTGCGTCCGAGAGTTCGCCCAGACTGCGCCTGAACAGGTCGAGCAGGGTGCTGTAGGTGGCGGCCAGAACCTTCTCGCCTTTGGCCGTCAGGGTGAGCTGTACGCGACGAGCGTCCTGGTCATCGAGGCGGCGTTCTATGAGTGCACTGTCAACCAGTGCGTCGATAAGACGTGAGGCGTTGCTGGGGGTCAGAGTCAGCCGCTGGCACAACTGTCCGGGATAATTGCTGCCTTCTTCGATGGCCTGAAGAGCCAGGAAATCCTTGAATTCCAGGCCGTGTTCCCGCAGCAACATCGGGCCGAGCTGCCGTTTCATGGTGTGTGTCAGCGCCCACAGGCCCTTCAGAAGCTGTAATGCAGTTTCCTCACTGAGCTGCTGGCTGGATTCTTGGCCGTCTGGGTCGTTGGTATCCTTAAGTATTTCCATATTGCAAATATCTTACCAGAAAATCTTTTCCACTATGCAACTATATTGCGCCGAACTCATTTTCCTTCCATCTTATGCCACCGAAATCGCGTCGCCGAGAAGAAAATTTCCGTCCACTGATGGCAATGCAAAGCCGTGTCCAGGGGCGAGGTTTCGTTCTCTACGGGGTGATCATGCACTAACTTCCAACCGCTTAACATCGTCCGCTTGCAGAAAACATCAGAGTTGTCATGGAAACATAGGGCGCTTTCCGAGTCGGCTGATGCGCCGGTCGAATCGTCGCGAACGGTCTGAGCTGGACGAATGCTCAGGGCCCCAGTCTGGCTTTCTATTATGTACCGTTCAGCGAACCGGTAGGTGCCAATGATTTTTTGTCAAATCTTTCTGAAAGATATAGTGATGATGGTGTTTTTTCCTGCGCTTTATTCCAAACAGAGTGGCCAAACTCCGCACTCTTAAGGTTGTCTATATATGCTATCGGTTCACTCATCGGAACAATTCATACTGAAGAAGCGCCGCTTTCTGACCGCCGTGTGGAGACGCGCACAGACCTGTATGTCGCCAGAAGTTCCTCATCTGAGTTTAGAACACAGGAAAGTCGCTTCCAGCAGGTCTCGGAAGTGAGAAATCGAAACGGAGTTCTGTATGACCTTTTGGCTTGAGTTCGTGGGTCCATTATTTTATTAAATACTTAGATCAATTCTACAGTTGAAATACGCTTGAGTTAAGTTACGGCCTTAAAAGCCATATCCGGCCTACATCTCGAAGGCAAACTGCGTTACTGTGGGAGGCTCAACGATAAAAGAATTATCGACAATTGTTGTCCTTGATGTGCTTATGGCTCTCAATCTGACAGTTCAGAAGTACACTGCCTTCCTATTGTGTGGTTGTCTTGTGACCGCTTTTATTTATCTGGCAGCCGTACAGATGCTCAGTGCCCTAAGAAATAAGTTAGGATACAAAAAATGCACCCTGCTCTGATCAGAGACATTTTTATTATGGTAGATTTGATAAGTATGAAAGTACGTTGAGTTATCATTCGCGGGCGTTCATTCTGGCAAAGAGTGTGGGTTCGCGCTTTAATTTGGCGTCAGCGA includes:
- a CDS encoding MarR family winged helix-turn-helix transcriptional regulator, with the translated sequence MEILKDTNDPDGQESSQQLSEETALQLLKGLWALTHTMKRQLGPMLLREHGLEFKDFLALQAIEEGSNYPGQLCQRLTLTPSNASRLIDALVDSALIERRLDDQDARRVQLTLTAKGEKVLAATYSTLLDLFRRSLGELSDAQIAEFTRTLALLSQTFGSTTPAHEDTRS